The following coding sequences lie in one Desertibacillus haloalkaliphilus genomic window:
- a CDS encoding non-canonical purine NTP pyrophosphatase translates to AVSIPGKETQTVEGSVEGFIAEEPIGENGFGYDPIFIVKDKDQTMAELSPEEKNKISHRAVALQKLSSLLDANE, encoded by the coding sequence GGCTGTCAGTATACCGGGCAAAGAGACTCAAACGGTAGAAGGATCAGTAGAAGGCTTCATCGCCGAAGAACCGATCGGCGAAAACGGCTTCGGATACGACCCGATTTTCATCGTCAAAGACAAAGACCAGACGATGGCCGAGTTATCACCAGAGGAGAAAAACAAGATCAGCCATCGAGCGGTTGCGCTTCAAAAGCTTTCATCACTGCTAGACGCAAATGAATAA